The Triticum aestivum cultivar Chinese Spring chromosome 3A, IWGSC CS RefSeq v2.1, whole genome shotgun sequence genome includes a region encoding these proteins:
- the LOC123063409 gene encoding glucan endo-1,3-beta-glucosidase GIII, which produces MAKQGVDVAVALVLVAFAAFPAVHSIGVCNGVLGNDLPAPSDVVKLYQSKGINAMRIYEPEGNVLNALSGTGIAVLMDVGKALPSLASSSSAAAAWVKANVSSFPGVSFRYIAVGNEVIDSAGQKTILPAMRNVQAALVAAGLGGSVKVSTSVRFDVVKDTSPPSNGVFADTSFMGPILEFLASTGAPLLVNVYPYFAYEKDPKNIQLNFATFVPGSTTVNDNGLTYTNLFDAMVDSIYTALAKAGRPGVKVVISESGWPSDEGFGATAQNARAYNQGLINHVGNGTPKRPGPLETYIFAMFNENKKDGEKSEKHFGLFNPDMSPAYSITF; this is translated from the exons ATGGCGAAGCAAGGTGTAGACGTCGCAGTGGCGCTGGTCCTTGTTGCCTTCGCAGCATTTCCAGCAG TGCACTCCATCGGCGTCTGCAACGGCGTGCTCGGCAACGACCTGCCGGCGCCGAGCGACGTCGTGAAGCTCTACCAATCCAAGGGCATCAACGCCATGCGGATCTACGAGCCGGAGGGCAACGTCCTAAATGCTCTCAGCGGCACGGGCATCGCCGTCCTCATGGACGTCGGCAAGGCGCTACCCAGCCTCGCCTCCAGCAGCTCCGCTGCGGCCGCCTGGGTAAAGGCCAACGTCTCCTCCTTCCCGGGCGTCTCCTTCCGCTACATCGCCGTCGGCAACGAGGTCATCGACAGCGCCGGCCAGAAGACCATCCTCCCGGCCATGAGGAACGTACAAGCGGCGCTCGTGGCCGCCGGCCTCGGCGGCAGCGTCAAGGTGTCGACTTCCGTGCGGTTCGACGTGGTCAAGGACACATCTCCGCCCTCCAACGGTGTGTTCGCGGACACATCATTCATGGGGCCCATCCTTGAGTTCCTGGCGAGCACCGGCGCACCGCTGCTGGTCAACGTCTACCCCTACTTCGCCTACGAGAAAGACCCGAAGAACATCCAGCTCAACTTCGCTACCTTCGTGCCAGGCAGCACCACCGTGAACGACAACGGGCTGACATACACGAACCTCTTCGACGCCATGGTCGACTCCATCTACACCGCGCTGGCGAAAGCCGGCAGACCCGGGGTTAAGGTGGTCATATCCGAGAGCGGGTGGCCGTCGGACGAAGGTTTCGGGGCGACGGCGCAGAACGCGCGTGCGTATAACCAGGGGTTGATCAACCATGTCGGCAACGGCACGCCCAAACGGCCCGGGCCGTTGGAGACGTACATTTTCGCCATGTTCAACGAGAACAAGAAGGACGGGGAGAAGAGCGAGAAGCACTTTGGGCTGTTCAATCCGGACATGTCGCCGGCCTACTCCATTACTTTCTGA